Proteins encoded within one genomic window of Equus przewalskii isolate Varuska chromosome 3, EquPr2, whole genome shotgun sequence:
- the UVSSA gene encoding UV-stimulated scaffold protein A, with the protein MDQKLSELVEELTTSGEPQLNPEKMKELKKICKSSDEQLGHAYHLLKAQLSQEHAEIRLSAFQIVDELFARSHQFRVLVISDFQEFLELTLGTDHEHPLPPPREVAQRLRQATTRAVQVWNEKYGSAYKKLALGYHFLRHNKQVDFQDVNARTLAERKREEEKQKRLDKIYRERSERAAKQMEEMSEEIRRCLTEVESCFRLLLPFDLAPSPGAAVPAAASSVSAEGRPHQAAAPNHEDEEQPCCSKTLPTCARHPGATSREGPPSEDEDEDEDSDQEGFVRRHGLGSHKYTLDVELSSDSLRVREDEDNCAVIHSARDALKLIRNKFLPAVCSWVQLFTRAGVHGGHLEGAIDLKAELETALRRSQELDIEPEGVHRRETAAPGDEDEDEDEDDEDFVEVPEKEGYEACIPDHLRPEYGLEKDPAARDLEARKRTRRDEEACDPTSAAAQLHHLQGRLPSSLPPSPRTPLGPEEAAKLAAERARAPVVPFGVDLCYWGQEQPTAGKIFKSDSEHRFWKPSEVEEEVDNADVSETLRSRRITFAGRFEPVQHRCRAPRPDGRLCERQDRLKCPFHGKIIPRDNAGRPLNPEDRAREQRQQLQRTAGRSDWQDPEFMRDVEAATGVDLGASRASGRGKGKRKKHPGLTDLKRQADTARARISKKVFAKAAVQRVVTAMNQMDQKKHEKFANQFNYALN; encoded by the exons ATGGATCAAAAACTTTCAGAGTTGGTAGAAGAGCTCACAACTTCCGGAGAACCCCAACTGAATCCTGAGAAAATGaaggaactgaaaaaaatttGCAA GTCTTCAGATGAACAGCTTGGCCACGCCTACCATCTGCTGAAGGCCCAGCTGAGCCAGGAACACGCCGAGATCCGTCTCTCCGCCTTCCAGATTGTGGACGAGCTCTTCGCCAGGTCCCACCAGTTCCGGGTGCTGGTCATCTCCGACTTCCAGGAGTTCCTGGAGCTCACCCTGGGCACCGACCACGAGCATCCCCTGCCGCCCCCCAGGGAGGTGGCCCAGAGGCTGAGGCAGGCCACCACCCGGGCCGTCCAGGTGTGGAACGAGAAGTATGGCTCGGCCTACAAGAAGCTCGCCTTGGGCTACCACTTCCTGAGACACAACAAGCAG GTGGATTTTCAAGATGTGAATGCTCGGACTCTGGCAGAGAGAAAGCgagaagaggagaagcagaagcGTTTGGATAAAATCTACAGGGAAAGGTCTGAGCGGGCCGCGAAGCAGATGGAGG AAATGTCCGAGGAGATCCGGCGCTGCCTCACGGAGGTGGAGAGCTGCTTCAGGCTGCTGCTGCCTTTTGACCTGGCCCCGAGCCCGGGGGCTGCCGTGCCCGCTGCTGCCTCCAGTGTGTCTGCGGAGGGCAGACCCCACCAGGCTGCCGCCCCCAACCACGAGGACGAGGAGCAGCCCTGCTGCAGCAAGACCTTGCCCACCTGTGCGCGCCACCCAGGAGCCACCAGCAGGGAGGGGCCGCCCTCAGAGGACGAGGACGAGGATGAGGACAGCGACCAGGAAGGGTTTGTGCGGCGCCACGGGCTGGGCTCCCACAAGTACACGCTGGACGTGGAGCTCTCCTCAG ACAGCCTGCGGGTGCGGGAGGACGAGGACAACTGCGCCGTCATCCACTCGGCCCGGGACGCGCTCAAGCTCATTCGGAACAAGTTCCTGCCCGCCGTGTGCTCCTGGGTCCAG CTGTTCACCCGCGCAGGCGTCCACGGCGGACACTTGGAGGGCGCCATTGACCTGAAGGCGGAATTGGAAACTGCCCTGAGGAGATCCCAGGAGCTGGACATCGAGCCCGAGGGGGTGCACAGGAGGGAG ACGGCAGCCCCGGGGGACGAGGATGAGGACGAGGACGAGGACGACGAGGACTTTGTGGAGGTCCCAGAGAAGGAGGGGTACGAGGCCTGCATCCCTGACCACCTGCGGCCCGAGTATG GGCTAGAGAAGGACCCAGCAGCGCGGGACTTGGAAGCGAGGAAGAGGACGAGGAGGGATGAGGAAGCGTGCGACCCCACCTCTGCTGCCGCCCAGCTGCATCATCTCCAGGGCCGCTTGCCTTCGTCCCTGCCCCCAAGCCCCAG GACACCACTGGGACCAGAGGAGGCTGCGAAGCTGGCGGCAGAGCGGGCCCGGGCACCTGTTGTGCCCTTTGGGGTGGACCTGTGCTACTGGGGCCAGGAGCAGCCGACGGCTGGCAAGATCTTCAA ATCTGACTCTGAGCATCGCTTCTGGAAGCCCAgcgaggtggaggaggaggtggacaACGCCGACGTCTCGGAGACGCTCCGGAGCCGCCGCATCACCTTTGCGGGGCGATTTGAGCCGGTGCAGCACCGGTGCCGCGCCCCAAGGCCCGACGGCCGGCTCTGCGAGCGCCAGGACCGGCTGAAG TGCCCTTTCCACGGGAAGATCATCCCGAGAGACAATGCGGGACGGCCCCTCAACCCAGAGGACAGGGCCcgggagcagaggcagcagctgcagaGGACGGCAGGACGCTCAG ACTGGCAGGACCCGGAGTTTATGAGGGACGTGGAGGCAGCCACGGGTGTGGACCTCGGCGCATCCAGGGCCAGCGGGAGAGGCAAAGGCAAGAGGAAGAAGCACCCTGGCCTCACCGACCTGAAGCGGCAGGCTGACACCGCCCGTGCGCGCATCTCCAAGAAAGTCTTCGCCAA GGCAGCCGTGCAGAGGGTGGTGACAGCCATGAACCAGATGGATCAGAAGAAGCACGAGAAGTTTGCAAACCAGTTTAACTATGCACTGAATTAG